From the Equus przewalskii isolate Varuska chromosome 19, EquPr2, whole genome shotgun sequence genome, one window contains:
- the ENPP5 gene encoding ectonucleotide pyrophosphatase/phosphodiesterase family member 5, which yields MTSKLLWVSFILAALTLSVTFSLQPDEQKVLLVSFDGFRWDYLYRFPTPHFHYLMKYGVHVEQVTNIFITKTYPNHYTLVTGLFAENHGIVANDMFDPILNKSFSLDNMNIYDSEFWEEATPIWITNQRAGHASGAAMWPGADVKIHESFPTHYMPYNESVSFEDRVAKIIEWFTSKEPINLGLLYWEDPDDMGHHLGPDSPLMGPVISDIDNKLGYLIQMLKKAELWNVVNLIITSDHGMTQCSEERVIELDQYLDKDHYILIDKSPVAAILPKDGKFDEVYEALAGAHPNLTVYKKEEIPERWHYRYNSRIQPIIAVADEGWYILQNKSDDFLLGNHGYDNALAEMHPIFLAYGPAFRKNFTKEAMNSTDLYPLLCHLLNITAMPHNGSFWNVQDLLSSATPRAIPSTQSTTLLRGSDKPREYEQEESYAYFIGVSLGSVIVVVFFIVFVKHLIRSQIPALPDMHAEISQPLLQA from the exons ATGACTTCAAAACTTCTTTGGGTGTCCTTCATACTTGCTGCATTAACACTTTCAGTGACATTTTCTCTCCAGCCGGACGAGCAAAAGGTTCTACTAGTTTCATTTGATGGATTCCGTTGGGATTACTTATATAGATTCCCAACACCCCATTTTCATTATCTTATGAAATATGGTGTTCATGTGGAGCAAgttactaatatttttattacaaagacCTACCCTAACCATTATACTTTGGTAACTGGCCTCTTTGCAGAGAATCATGGGATCGTGGCAAATGACATGTTTGATCCTATTCTGAACAAATCTTTCTCCTTGGATAACATGAATATTTATGATTCTGAGTTTTGGGAAGAAGCAACGCCAATATGGATCACAAATCAGAGGGCCGGACATGCTAGTGGTGCAGCCATGTGGCCCGGAGCAGATGTAAAAATACATGAGAGCTTTCCAACGCACTACATGCCTTACAACGAGTCCGTTTCATTTGAAGATAGAGTTGCCAAAATTATTGAGTGGTTTACATCAAAAGAGCCCATAAATCTTGGTCTTCTCTATTGGGAAGACCCTGATGACATGGGCCACCATTTGGGACCTGACAGTCCACTCATGGGGCCTGTCATTTCAGATATTGACAACAAGTTAGGGTATCTCATACAAATGCTGAAAAAGGCAGAGTTGTGGAACGTTGTGAACCTAATCATCACAAGTGATCATGGAATGACCCAGTGTTCTGAGGAAAGGGTAATTGAACTTGACCAGTATTTGGATAAAGACCACTATATCCTGATTGACAAGTCTCCAGTAGCAGCCATCTTGCCAAAAGACG GTAAATTTGATGAAGTCTATGAAGCACTAGCTGGGGCTCATCCTAATCTTACTGTttacaaaaaagaagagattcCGGAAAGATGGCATTACAGATACAACAGTCGCATTCAACCGATCATAGCCGTGGCTGACGAAGGGTGGTATATTCTACAGAACAAGTCGGATGACTTTCTGT TAGGCAACCACGGTTATGACAATGCATTAGCAGAAATGCATCCAATATTTCTAGCCTATGGTCCTGCCTTCAGAaagaatttcacaaaagaagCCATGAACTCCACAGATCTGTACCccctgctctgccacctcctcAATATCACTGCCATGCCTCACAACGGATCGTTCTGGAATGTCCAGGATCTGCTCAGTTCCGCGACTCCAAGAGCAATTCCTTCTACGCAGAGTACTACACTCCTCCGTGGTAGTGACAAACCAAGAGAATATGAGCAAGAGGAGTCCTATGCTTATTTCATAGGGGTCTCCCTTGGTAGCGTTATCGTTGTCGTTTTCTTCATAGTTTTCGTTAAACATTTAATTCGCAGTCAAATACCTGCCTTACCAGATATGCATGCTGAAATATCTCAACCATTATTACAAGCCTAA